One stretch of Meriones unguiculatus strain TT.TT164.6M chromosome 7, Bangor_MerUng_6.1, whole genome shotgun sequence DNA includes these proteins:
- the Chad gene encoding chondroadherin has translation MGRETQESRTCRCLSPPAPAPGILTMARMLLFSLGLLAMLPQALAACPQNCHCHGDLQHVICDKVGLQKIPKVSESTKLLNLQRNNFPVLATNSFRTMPNLVSLHLQHCNIREVAAGAFRGLKQLIYLYLSHNDIRVLRAGAFDDLTELTYLYLDHNKVSELPRGLLSPLVNLFILQLNNNKIRELRAGAFQGAKDLRWLYLSENALSSLQPGSLDDVENLAKFHLDKNQLSSYPLAALSKLRVVEELKLSHNPLKSIPDNAFQSFGRYLETLWLDNTNLEKFSDGAFSGVTTLKHVHLENNRLNQLPSSFPFDNLETLTLTNNPWKCTCQLRGLRRWLEAKPSRPDATCSSPAKTKGQRIRDTDALRSCKSPTKRSKKAGRH, from the exons ATGGGCCGAGAGACCCAAGAGTCCAGGACTTGTCGCTGCCTTAGCCCCCCAGCCCCGGCTCCAGGCATCCTGACCATGGCCCGCATGCTCTTATTCAGTCTGGGCCTCCTCGCCATGCTCCCTCAGGCGCTGGCCGCCTGCCCCCAAAACTGCCACTGCCACGGGGACCTGCAGCATGTCATCTGTGACAAGGTGGGGCTGCAGAAGATCCCCAAGGTGTCAGAGTCGACCAAACTGCTCAACCTCCAGCGCAACAACTTCCCGGTGCTGGCCACCAACTCCTTCCGGACCATGCCGAACCTGGTCTCGCTGCACCTGCAGCACTGCAACATCCGAGAGGTGGCCGCTGGCGCCTTCCGGGGCCTGAAGCAGCTCATCTACCTGTACCTGTCCCACAATGACATCCGGGTGCTTCGAGCCGGAGCCTTCGACGACCTGACTGAACTCACTTACCTCTACCTAGACCACAACAAGGTGTCGGAGCTGCCTCGggggctgctctcccctctggTCAACCTCTTCATCTTAcagctcaacaacaacaaaatccgaGAGCTGCGTGCCGGAGCCTTCCAGGGTGCCAAGGACCTGCGCTGGCTCTACCTGTCAGAAAACGCTCTCAGTTCCCTGCAGCCTGGTTCCCTGGATGATGTCGAGAACCTCGCCAAGTTCCACCTGGACAAGAACCAGCTGTCTAGCTACCCCTTGGCTGCCCTGAGCAAACTTCGGGTGGTGGAGGAGCTGAAGCTGTCCCACAACCCTCTGAAGAGCATCCCAGACAATGCCTTCCAGTCCTTCGGCAGATACCTGGAGACCCTATGGCTGGACAACACCAACCTGGAGAAG TTCTCAGACGGTGCCTTCTCGGGCGTGACCACGCTGAAACACGTGCACCTGGAGAACAACCGCCTGAACCAGttgccctcctccttcccctttgaCAACCTGGAGACCCTCACGCTCACCAACAACCCGTGGAAATGCACCTGCCAGCTCCGTGGCCTTCGGcg GTGGTTGGAAGCCAAGCCCTCTCGACCGGATGCGACCTGCTCCTCCCCAGCCAAGACCAAGGGTCAGCGTATTAGGGACACAGATGCCCTCCGCAGCTGCAAATCCCCCACCAAGAGGTCCAAGAAAGCCGGCCGCCATTAA